In Aciduliprofundum sp. MAR08-339, a single window of DNA contains:
- a CDS encoding glycosyltransferase family 2 protein — MVKYSICTTVYNNAPRIRSSLDSILKYINPEDFEIVVVDSKSTDGTLEILKEYQKRFSNFKIIVEKCKRGRGRQIAFENSKGEFIIQVDLDTVYYPQWWEFIKAYERWDGYGKYAVQAVYSGIYPRHLLEKVGGWRNLQHNEDFDLWWRLIEINAFKWCPLITGENWISYEPEKRQAKNTIHMIWRKFIAERDRYIVRNEIPLKLRFNIVREWASSDLTYYLFWMPLEILAYVAGAPYKKSKKIDMQRKKEIWMRNMIEFPINGPKKYEFAWVAYSAYMDN, encoded by the coding sequence ATGGTAAAATACTCTATCTGTACAACTGTATATAACAACGCTCCCAGAATAAGATCAAGTCTTGATTCAATTCTGAAATACATAAATCCAGAGGATTTTGAAATTGTGGTGGTGGATAGCAAATCCACAGATGGTACGCTGGAAATCCTAAAAGAGTACCAAAAAAGATTCTCCAATTTCAAGATAATAGTGGAAAAGTGCAAGCGTGGAAGGGGCAGACAGATTGCATTTGAAAATTCCAAGGGCGAGTTCATAATTCAGGTAGATCTCGATACCGTATATTATCCCCAATGGTGGGAGTTCATAAAAGCCTATGAGAGATGGGATGGTTACGGGAAATATGCAGTGCAGGCAGTTTATTCTGGGATCTATCCCAGACATCTTTTAGAAAAAGTGGGTGGATGGAGAAATTTACAACATAATGAAGATTTTGATCTTTGGTGGAGATTAATTGAGATAAATGCATTTAAATGGTGTCCACTGATCACAGGAGAGAACTGGATTTCATACGAACCCGAAAAGAGACAAGCAAAAAACACAATTCATATGATCTGGAGAAAATTCATTGCGGAGAGAGATAGATACATTGTTAGAAATGAAATACCTTTAAAGCTAAGATTTAATATTGTGAGAGAATGGGCATCTTCTGACCTGACCTATTATCTATTTTGGATGCCTCTAGAAATTTTGGCTTATGTTGCCGGAGCACCTTATAAAAAATCAAAGAAAATAGACATGCAGAGAAAAAAAGAGATTTGGATGAGAAATATGATTGAGTTCCCGATAAATGGACCTAAAAAATATGAATTCGCATGGGTTGCCTATAGTGCCTATATGGACAATTAA
- a CDS encoding ATP-binding protein has protein sequence MNSKEVRDYLTEWLNRATPDIVERELRIRDDRAVAVIGPRRVGKTYYFYQLIGDDRYRTLYLNFEDIRLLDVRAKDIYEILRLFTELTGMNVERVFLDEVQNVHGWEHAVRSLIDRGKYRIYLTGSSSKLLSREIATSLRGRTYSYILLPLSFREFMELRGVKIGRVISRDDESRIRNVLREYIDTGGFPEIVMGSDKERILKEYVDMILFRDFVERHNLKNITLARYLMMHIIQNFAKEFSINSIAKKLRSSGSRFGKNTLYDYMDKIEDTVAVFFLRRYNEKVHLREGWPRKAYLCDPSLSQVGKFSDDYGKYMENIVFLDLLRRKNYHPLWELYYYKARDYEIDFVLKERERMKELIQVTYASGRDEIERREIKALEKAGEELNCKNKTVITWDYEEKGEINFVPLWKWLLKLNK, from the coding sequence ATGAATTCAAAGGAAGTGCGTGATTACCTTACAGAATGGCTGAACAGGGCAACTCCGGATATTGTGGAGAGGGAACTCAGAATTAGAGATGATAGGGCTGTGGCAGTGATCGGACCGAGACGTGTGGGAAAGACATATTATTTCTATCAGTTAATTGGAGATGATAGATACAGGACGCTTTATCTTAATTTTGAAGACATAAGGCTTCTGGATGTAAGGGCAAAAGATATATATGAGATTCTGCGGCTCTTCACCGAGTTAACAGGCATGAATGTGGAGAGAGTATTTCTTGATGAAGTGCAGAACGTTCATGGATGGGAGCATGCAGTCAGAAGTCTCATTGATCGGGGCAAGTACAGGATATATCTCACTGGATCTTCCTCCAAACTTCTTAGCCGGGAAATTGCCACAAGTTTGAGGGGCAGAACCTATTCGTACATTCTTCTACCACTCAGTTTCAGAGAGTTTATGGAATTGAGAGGAGTGAAAATTGGGAGAGTAATTTCCAGAGATGATGAGAGTAGAATAAGAAATGTTCTTCGAGAGTATATTGATACGGGGGGATTCCCAGAGATTGTGATGGGAAGTGATAAAGAGAGAATATTGAAAGAGTATGTGGACATGATCCTATTCAGGGATTTTGTTGAGCGACACAATCTGAAAAACATCACCCTTGCAAGATATCTGATGATGCATATCATTCAAAACTTTGCAAAGGAGTTTAGCATAAATAGTATTGCAAAAAAACTCAGAAGCAGCGGTTCACGGTTTGGAAAGAATACACTATATGATTACATGGACAAAATTGAAGATACTGTGGCTGTATTCTTTCTCCGCAGGTACAATGAAAAGGTGCATCTAAGAGAGGGCTGGCCCAGAAAAGCGTATCTCTGCGACCCATCTCTCTCCCAGGTGGGTAAATTCTCTGATGACTATGGTAAATATATGGAAAACATAGTGTTCCTAGACCTCCTGAGGAGAAAGAATTATCATCCACTATGGGAGCTATACTACTATAAAGCCAGAGATTATGAGATTGATTTTGTGCTCAAGGAAAGAGAGAGAATGAAAGAATTGATTCAGGTGACCTACGCTTCGGGAAGAGATGAAATTGAGAGAAGAGAGATAAAAGCACTTGAGAAGGCAGGAGAGGAGTTAAATTGCAAGAACAAAACGGTAATTACCTGGGATTACGAAGAGAAAGGCGAGATAAATTTTGTACCTCTGTGGAAATGGTTGTTGAAACTAAACAAATAA
- a CDS encoding FkbM family methyltransferase, which translates to MLEQSGIRGPIPLMGTIFFSVRYIEKPLSLLPLVFNHPARIHMKGDTDGGIVLQSKNDFWRLRDITHCGWKIVDVRKGRVYVKKEDIKIGAYPIQLSVLKESLEEYYRVFDYSNKVILDVGGYIGYSSVLFSKWGARKVIIYEAQKENIPIIRENLRLNKVNGEVYNFAVADKDGEIELKYENLGTTTVGLKGNNKYMIRGISVTRVISKEKIDIAKFDCEGCEYSLLSVPCKVLRKVPRYVIEYHRGFLSLKKKFEKCGYKVKLLWNLKDQEGIGGLMAEIN; encoded by the coding sequence ATGCTTGAACAATCAGGTATTAGAGGGCCGATACCTTTGATGGGCACAATATTCTTCTCAGTTAGATATATAGAAAAACCGCTATCCTTGCTTCCACTTGTTTTTAATCACCCCGCACGAATTCATATGAAGGGTGATACAGATGGTGGCATTGTCCTACAAAGTAAAAACGATTTTTGGAGATTGAGAGATATAACTCACTGTGGATGGAAAATAGTTGATGTACGTAAAGGTAGGGTTTACGTAAAGAAAGAAGATATAAAAATAGGAGCATATCCCATACAGTTAAGTGTCTTGAAAGAGAGCCTTGAAGAATATTATAGAGTATTCGACTATAGTAATAAAGTTATCCTTGATGTTGGAGGTTATATTGGCTACTCTTCTGTATTATTTTCAAAATGGGGTGCCAGAAAAGTAATTATATATGAAGCGCAGAAAGAAAACATCCCAATAATAAGAGAGAATCTGAGACTCAATAAAGTAAATGGTGAAGTTTACAATTTTGCAGTAGCGGATAAAGATGGCGAAATTGAGTTGAAATATGAAAATCTCGGCACAACAACAGTTGGATTAAAAGGAAATAATAAGTACATGATAAGGGGAATATCCGTAACCAGAGTTATATCCAAAGAGAAAATAGATATTGCCAAATTTGACTGTGAAGGTTGTGAATATTCCCTTCTCTCGGTACCCTGTAAAGTGCTTAGAAAAGTGCCAAGATATGTTATTGAATATCACCGCGGATTTCTATCTCTAAAAAAGAAATTTGAAAAATGTGGCTACAAAGTAAAACTTCTATGGAATTTAAAAGATCAGGAGGGAATTGGTGGACTCATGGCTGAAATCAATTAA
- the asnB gene encoding asparagine synthase (glutamine-hydrolyzing) produces MCGINGFTWKNTELISKMNDALKHRGPDDEGIFSDENVTLGHVRLAIIDLSKKAHQPMKYKKDEKEVWIVYNGEIYNFMEIRSELENKGYVFNTHSDTEVILAAYLEWGYECVEKLNGMWAFAIYDKKKGTIFLSRDRFGIKPLYYHYDGENLVFSSEIKGILQHGLKRQINENKISDYLMFRGVVGEETLFKSIKKLLPGHNMVFDLTSRSIKVWRYWRLKPNPKYETMGFDEALITLDELLKKSVRRRLIADVKVGAILSGGLDSSVIAAYMRDLSNKVITFTVRFKGSTFDEGEYATKVAEYINAEHHDIALDFEDYIKGMEEYAKIKDEPIGVPNEVALFLLSKYIRKMGVYVVLSGEGSDEIFYGYNRIFRSPFDMERMRIFTNSRNSPEELRKKLPELYERYGGKVITTILDLLLLRYPYWPPEIVEKILKHKGDEEYIEIFNNILDEIAHDDYHKLSYFFLNAHLPILLNRVDNSTMANAVESRVPFLDHELVEFVFSLPNHFKSPWKSWEDYIKAQTKTSDEIAEKHDIPKYILKKLGSEKIPEEIINRRKMGFPIPFLEWKDKLIKYADELLNKNAKITKYVSYDEIKDILRKFKMEHDNYVIQRIWMLISLELWLRNWGE; encoded by the coding sequence ATGTGTGGCATAAACGGATTTACTTGGAAAAACACAGAGTTGATATCTAAAATGAATGATGCCCTGAAGCATCGTGGTCCTGATGATGAAGGTATTTTCTCAGATGAAAATGTTACCTTGGGCCATGTGAGATTGGCCATAATTGACCTCAGTAAAAAAGCTCATCAGCCTATGAAATACAAGAAGGATGAGAAAGAAGTATGGATAGTATATAATGGGGAAATTTACAATTTCATGGAAATAAGAAGTGAATTAGAAAACAAAGGATACGTTTTCAATACACATAGTGATACTGAAGTTATATTAGCTGCTTATTTAGAATGGGGGTACGAATGTGTGGAGAAACTAAATGGCATGTGGGCATTTGCAATTTATGATAAGAAAAAAGGTACTATATTTTTGAGTAGAGATAGATTTGGAATCAAACCCCTTTACTATCATTATGATGGGGAAAATCTTGTGTTTAGTTCAGAAATTAAAGGAATTCTTCAACACGGATTAAAAAGACAAATAAATGAAAATAAAATCTCAGATTATCTTATGTTCAGGGGAGTTGTGGGGGAAGAAACTTTATTTAAGAGTATTAAAAAACTCTTACCAGGCCATAATATGGTCTTTGATCTTACATCTAGATCTATTAAAGTTTGGAGATATTGGAGATTAAAGCCAAATCCTAAGTATGAAACCATGGGATTTGATGAGGCACTCATTACCCTTGATGAACTTTTAAAAAAATCGGTGAGAAGAAGATTGATCGCTGATGTAAAGGTGGGCGCTATTTTATCTGGTGGCCTAGATTCCAGTGTTATCGCTGCCTATATGCGAGATTTATCCAATAAGGTTATAACCTTCACTGTAAGGTTTAAAGGTAGTACCTTTGATGAGGGAGAATATGCCACCAAGGTCGCAGAGTATATCAACGCAGAGCACCATGATATTGCTTTAGACTTTGAAGATTATATAAAAGGAATGGAAGAATATGCAAAAATCAAGGATGAGCCAATAGGTGTACCAAATGAAGTTGCACTATTTTTATTATCCAAGTATATACGTAAGATGGGCGTGTATGTAGTTCTCTCTGGTGAGGGCTCGGATGAGATATTTTATGGATATAACAGAATATTCAGAAGTCCCTTCGATATGGAAAGAATGCGTATTTTTACAAACTCGAGGAATTCTCCAGAGGAGTTAAGAAAAAAATTGCCAGAGTTATATGAAAGGTACGGTGGAAAGGTAATTACAACAATTCTAGATCTATTGCTACTTAGATACCCATACTGGCCCCCTGAGATTGTCGAAAAAATACTAAAACACAAAGGAGATGAAGAATATATAGAAATTTTCAATAACATATTAGATGAAATTGCACACGATGATTATCACAAATTATCCTATTTCTTTTTGAATGCTCATCTTCCTATTCTATTAAACAGAGTGGATAACTCTACTATGGCTAACGCGGTGGAGAGTAGAGTGCCATTTTTAGACCATGAGCTTGTAGAGTTCGTTTTTAGTTTACCCAATCACTTTAAGAGTCCGTGGAAATCTTGGGAGGATTACATAAAAGCTCAAACCAAAACCAGTGATGAAATAGCAGAAAAACATGACATTCCAAAATATATTCTTAAAAAACTAGGCTCAGAAAAAATACCGGAAGAAATAATAAATAGAAGGAAAATGGGATTCCCAATTCCATTTTTAGAGTGGAAAGATAAATTAATAAAATATGCAGATGAACTCCTAAACAAAAATGCTAAGATCACAAAATATGTTTCATATGATGAGATAAAAGATATTCTCCGCAAATTTAAAATGGAACATGACAATTATGTAATTCAGAGAATATGGATGCTAATAAGTTTAGAGTTATGGCTAAGAAACTGGGGGGAATAA
- a CDS encoding ATP-binding protein, with protein MVSMDTIKSAIVDREEDMHRRFSEGNVVERECKEVVESMINTDVALVITGVRRCGKSFLAWVLANGEHVAYVNFEDERLAMQGEELNTVLEAVYSLKGVVNTLIFDEIQNIPGWEKFVSRIITGRRVIITGSNARLMGRELATHLTGRHIDFMLYPFSFREFLQYNGINGSAYSTATRAKIKDHLKEYIERGGFPLAYKLGNMFLSENYRDIVERDIMGRYGVKYPHVLRALGRYVMSNTGREISFNRIKNVLGVKSPHTVKKYFDYIQNAYLAFTVERFSYKLKEQMLAPKKVYAMDTGMAKVVGFNLSANIWRAMENVVAVELMRRKSYWHRDMEIYYWKDHQQREVDFVLKEREKIKELIQVTYASGRDEIERREIKALKKAGEELNCKNKTIITWDYEEEGEINFVPLWKWLLKPNL; from the coding sequence ATGGTATCCATGGACACGATAAAATCGGCGATTGTGGACAGGGAGGAGGACATGCACCGCAGATTTTCCGAGGGAAATGTGGTGGAAAGGGAGTGCAAGGAAGTGGTGGAGAGTATGATAAACACAGATGTTGCGCTGGTAATAACCGGGGTGAGAAGATGCGGCAAATCCTTTCTTGCGTGGGTGCTTGCCAACGGTGAGCATGTGGCTTATGTGAACTTTGAAGATGAGCGGCTGGCTATGCAAGGAGAGGAACTGAATACAGTGCTTGAAGCCGTTTATTCCCTCAAGGGTGTGGTGAACACATTAATCTTTGATGAGATTCAGAACATCCCCGGATGGGAAAAATTCGTATCGAGAATAATAACTGGGAGGAGAGTAATAATAACTGGAAGCAACGCAAGATTGATGGGCAGGGAGCTTGCCACGCATCTCACGGGCAGACATATTGATTTCATGCTCTACCCATTCAGTTTCAGGGAATTTCTGCAGTACAACGGGATCAACGGCTCTGCGTACTCCACGGCAACTCGGGCTAAGATAAAAGATCATCTGAAGGAATACATTGAGAGGGGAGGTTTTCCTCTGGCGTATAAACTTGGAAATATGTTTCTATCTGAGAATTACAGGGACATTGTTGAGCGGGACATAATGGGCAGGTATGGGGTTAAGTACCCACATGTTCTCCGAGCCCTTGGGAGGTATGTGATGAGCAATACGGGCAGAGAGATATCATTCAACAGGATCAAGAATGTTCTCGGAGTGAAGAGCCCCCATACGGTGAAAAAGTATTTTGATTACATTCAGAACGCCTATCTGGCTTTTACTGTGGAACGCTTTTCATACAAGCTCAAAGAGCAGATGCTTGCACCAAAGAAGGTATATGCGATGGACACGGGAATGGCGAAGGTTGTGGGCTTCAACCTCTCTGCCAATATCTGGAGAGCAATGGAAAATGTTGTTGCTGTGGAGCTCATGCGGCGAAAGAGTTACTGGCATAGGGATATGGAAATATATTACTGGAAGGATCATCAGCAAAGGGAAGTTGATTTTGTGCTCAAGGAAAGAGAGAAAATAAAAGAATTAATCCAAGTGACATATGCTTCTGGAAGAGATGAAATTGAGAGAAGAGAGATAAAAGCGCTTAAGAAAGCAGGGGAGGAACTGAATTGCAAAAACAAGACGATAATCACCTGGGATTACGAGGAAGAGGGAGAGATAAATTTTGTACCTCTGTGGAAATGGTTGTTGAAACCCAATCTTTGA
- a CDS encoding glycosyltransferase family 4 protein translates to MKKMMPHIPNSYVDNIRIAFFGELSQTFTKRDYDILKKHYYLEVLQPPKTKKEWMKYPKRVKDIVKRNDVVFGWFAGWHTLPAVYYARKYGKKSIIVVGGYDAACEPEINYGAFSNLKEKIPAKYVLEHADLLLAVSQFTKNEIMKRVGPRDVLVVYNGVDVDKFKLSVSKDRKLVITVASAKNDLRRIKVKGLDTFVKAAKYLPDTKFLVIGVDGSARKYLENIAPKNVEIIGYISRDEDLVNWLQRAKVICQLSYYEAFGLAPAEGMACGCIPVVTKDKSGMSEFVREVGFYVPYGDPKATADAIKKAVEAPLEWGLRAREIIEKEFSIKKREEILIKIIKNVLWERESI, encoded by the coding sequence ATGAAGAAGATGATGCCTCATATACCTAACTCATATGTTGATAATATTAGAATTGCATTCTTTGGAGAATTGAGTCAAACTTTTACAAAAAGAGATTATGATATATTGAAAAAGCATTATTATTTAGAGGTATTACAACCACCTAAAACCAAGAAGGAATGGATGAAATATCCTAAAAGAGTTAAGGATATAGTTAAGAGAAATGATGTGGTATTTGGCTGGTTTGCAGGGTGGCACACACTACCTGCAGTTTATTATGCAAGAAAATACGGCAAAAAGTCCATTATCGTTGTGGGAGGTTACGATGCTGCTTGCGAGCCTGAGATAAATTACGGAGCATTTTCAAATTTGAAAGAGAAAATACCTGCAAAATATGTTTTAGAGCACGCAGATTTGCTTCTTGCAGTATCCCAATTTACAAAAAATGAAATAATGAAAAGAGTTGGGCCAAGGGATGTGCTCGTGGTTTATAATGGAGTGGATGTTGATAAGTTCAAGTTATCCGTGAGTAAGGATAGGAAGCTGGTAATAACAGTAGCCTCTGCGAAAAATGATTTACGGAGAATTAAGGTTAAAGGATTGGATACCTTTGTTAAGGCCGCAAAGTACCTTCCAGATACCAAATTCTTAGTTATTGGTGTGGATGGCTCTGCAAGAAAATATTTAGAAAATATAGCACCAAAAAATGTAGAGATAATTGGATATATTTCTCGTGATGAAGACCTCGTTAATTGGCTTCAGAGGGCGAAGGTGATATGCCAGCTCTCCTATTACGAGGCCTTCGGCCTTGCTCCTGCAGAGGGTATGGCCTGTGGATGTATCCCAGTGGTTACCAAAGATAAATCTGGAATGTCCGAGTTTGTGAGAGAGGTTGGATTCTATGTACCCTATGGTGATCCCAAAGCAACTGCAGATGCCATAAAAAAAGCCGTAGAAGCACCTCTGGAATGGGGTCTTAGGGCTAGGGAAATAATCGAAAAAGAGTTTTCCATAAAGAAAAGGGAAGAGATATTGATCAAAATAATTAAAAATGTTTTGTGGGAAAGGGAATCTATTTAA
- a CDS encoding archaeosortase/exosortase family protein: MLDLLRADAWAPVMHLFNLTQKKKFSIFFYSLVILAFLLDFYVIHSSFGFFSYTLIFAISVMLNERKFYKIEKIEMWEALLGLFIIISSFTLVTPVKWVFVPGTRVFGVFNSGVLIIGYFVMFYGLRKYRIIFPFLIFYGAMVILNGTWGFVVNDFAQMYIAPISSHLAYSFLKLLGYPVSISGTTITIISQRGTPVSATVAGACSGIEGMTLSAVMLVGLLMGSKMKYVWRALVILIAALTMFFINVLRLFLTFMAAYYWGHEGLNLAHEWLGNILFLVFIIIYWVGVEKIFVLRRNTKCLKDY, from the coding sequence ATGCTTGATCTCCTACGAGCGGATGCCTGGGCGCCCGTGATGCATCTCTTCAATCTCACTCAGAAAAAGAAGTTCAGCATATTTTTTTACTCTCTTGTTATCCTTGCATTTCTCTTGGATTTCTATGTAATACATTCATCCTTCGGGTTCTTCTCCTATACGCTAATCTTTGCTATATCTGTGATGCTCAATGAGAGAAAATTCTATAAAATTGAGAAGATTGAAATGTGGGAAGCGTTGCTTGGGCTTTTTATTATAATTTCTTCATTCACTCTTGTCACCCCTGTAAAATGGGTGTTTGTTCCCGGAACTCGTGTGTTTGGGGTGTTCAACAGCGGAGTTCTGATAATAGGATACTTTGTGATGTTTTATGGATTGAGAAAATATAGGATAATTTTTCCATTTTTAATATTCTATGGAGCCATGGTGATTCTCAACGGTACTTGGGGATTTGTTGTAAATGATTTCGCTCAGATGTATATAGCACCCATTTCCTCTCATCTAGCATATTCTTTCCTGAAGCTTCTGGGCTATCCAGTGAGCATCTCGGGCACGACCATAACCATAATAAGTCAAAGGGGCACGCCCGTCTCCGCAACCGTAGCCGGCGCATGCTCGGGAATTGAGGGTATGACGCTTTCCGCGGTAATGCTTGTTGGATTGCTTATGGGCTCAAAGATGAAGTATGTGTGGCGAGCGCTGGTGATACTCATTGCCGCTCTCACCATGTTCTTCATCAATGTACTTCGCCTCTTTCTCACATTTATGGCCGCATACTATTGGGGACACGAGGGTCTGAACCTTGCCCATGAGTGGCTAGGGAATATTCTATTTTTAGTGTTTATTATAATCTATTGGGTAGGAGTAGAGAAAATATTCGT
- a CDS encoding CDP-glycerol glycerophosphotransferase family protein — MSSKLFSDLEVVKSMLERESLFSYVFKILLISLQFISSKIAASSPISKKDKKIVIFTNLYYTGNPRAVYERMLEDSKLRKKYEIYWMAPQLSTFFELRKKKLPVLYKHGLLSVKKYMNADLWVLAHKGAWNVPFFLQSKYKSLPKLQLWHGVGPKGIHNTQEDYKIHKGWCVPSEFVKMRHIKIWNAPPNKLYVTGEAKIDHLLYLLNLPRSKLVSQIKTKVKVNPEYKFILYAPTYDVKVWPWGNVKKGIDEFCEILSEKNAYLLLRLHPYYKPSEELKKIIRKCRNIIDVSMSKCPDTMLVLAVSDILITDWSSIYTDFTVSQRPIIFLNVKPNYYTEQRGESLIPPHMRPGIIVNSKEELFDALRNIFDNKWSSDKKLEILQFIKLVHGKVDGEASRRVIEVIEKII; from the coding sequence ATGAGCAGCAAACTCTTCAGTGATTTGGAAGTGGTAAAGTCCATGTTAGAAAGAGAGTCTTTGTTTAGCTATGTATTTAAAATACTTTTAATTTCTTTACAATTCATAAGCAGCAAAATTGCAGCAAGCTCGCCCATCTCTAAAAAAGATAAAAAGATAGTAATTTTCACGAACCTGTATTACACGGGCAATCCACGGGCGGTATATGAGAGGATGCTTGAAGATTCAAAGTTGAGGAAGAAATATGAAATTTACTGGATGGCTCCCCAGCTTTCAACCTTTTTTGAATTGAGAAAAAAGAAGTTGCCTGTGCTGTACAAGCATGGATTACTCAGTGTGAAGAAATATATGAACGCGGATCTATGGGTCCTTGCGCATAAAGGTGCTTGGAATGTACCGTTCTTCTTGCAATCAAAATACAAATCTTTGCCAAAATTACAGTTATGGCATGGTGTGGGTCCCAAAGGTATACATAACACCCAAGAAGATTATAAAATTCACAAGGGTTGGTGTGTACCTTCAGAATTTGTGAAGATGCGACATATAAAAATATGGAATGCACCTCCTAATAAACTATATGTTACCGGTGAGGCAAAAATTGATCATCTTCTTTATTTACTAAACCTTCCTAGGAGTAAGTTAGTTTCCCAAATTAAAACTAAAGTTAAGGTTAATCCAGAATACAAATTTATACTTTATGCGCCCACTTATGATGTGAAAGTATGGCCTTGGGGGAATGTGAAAAAAGGTATAGATGAATTTTGTGAAATTTTATCAGAAAAAAATGCCTATTTGTTACTTAGATTACATCCATATTATAAGCCCAGTGAAGAATTAAAGAAGATAATTCGAAAATGTAGAAATATTATTGACGTTTCAATGAGCAAATGTCCGGATACCATGCTTGTATTGGCTGTCTCGGATATCCTTATTACTGACTGGTCATCCATTTATACTGATTTTACTGTTTCCCAAAGACCTATAATATTTTTAAATGTAAAGCCTAACTATTATACCGAGCAAAGGGGAGAGTCATTAATACCACCTCATATGAGGCCAGGAATAATTGTAAATTCGAAAGAAGAGCTATTTGATGCTTTGAGGAATATTTTTGATAATAAATGGTCTTCAGATAAAAAATTAGAGATTTTGCAATTCATTAAATTGGTACATGGAAAGGTGGATGGTGAAGCATCTAGAAGGGTTATAGAGGTCATAGAAAAAATAATATGA
- a CDS encoding sugar phosphate nucleotidyltransferase yields MDAIILGAGRGERLMPLTADTPKILLPLWDGETILQKQLKIFENISEIERVIVVTGYLTEKVEQKIKEWNYEGFVDIAYNPFYKVSNNLVSLWFGSLKVRGDVIVTNGDNLFKLDVIKKLIDAGNDGIFLVVDEKNGYDADDMKVKIENGFIKYVSKKIDVNETDAESTGIAKFCGTGKNKFVNTLEYLVRKEEYLSKFWLEVFNYMASKGEKIIPIWINQSEWQEMDIHSDKELIDYLLKKRRF; encoded by the coding sequence ATGGATGCGATTATTTTAGGTGCAGGAAGAGGCGAGAGGTTGATGCCCTTGACAGCTGATACACCAAAAATTCTTTTGCCACTGTGGGATGGTGAAACAATTCTTCAAAAACAACTTAAAATATTTGAAAATATCTCTGAAATTGAAAGAGTAATTGTGGTTACTGGCTACCTTACTGAGAAGGTAGAGCAAAAAATTAAAGAGTGGAATTATGAAGGATTTGTAGACATTGCCTATAACCCTTTTTATAAAGTCTCCAACAACTTGGTGTCCTTATGGTTCGGAAGTTTGAAAGTCAGAGGTGATGTTATTGTTACTAATGGAGATAATCTCTTCAAATTAGATGTGATAAAAAAATTAATCGATGCTGGCAATGATGGCATATTCTTAGTAGTGGATGAGAAAAATGGTTACGATGCAGATGATATGAAAGTTAAAATAGAAAATGGTTTTATAAAATATGTAAGCAAAAAAATAGATGTGAATGAAACTGATGCCGAGTCTACCGGAATTGCAAAATTCTGTGGAACCGGAAAAAATAAGTTCGTAAATACCTTAGAGTATTTGGTTAGAAAAGAAGAATATCTTTCAAAATTCTGGCTCGAAGTGTTTAACTATATGGCCTCCAAAGGAGAGAAAATTATCCCCATATGGATAAATCAATCTGAGTGGCAGGAAATGGATATACATAGCGATAAGGAATTGATCGATTATCTTCTGAAAAAAAGAAGATTTTAG